The sequence TGATGACAGCACCTAGCTGTAATGGTAGAGGGGAGAGCCGAGTcgtaattaattataatttataaccCTAAAAATGAACCTTCGTAAGAAAAGTCTACGTGCGTGTGTGCGTCGTGTCTTAATGTAAACAAACCAATGAAGTAAACCAAATCctgtactctctctctctctctctctctctctctctctctctctctctccatatatatatataagctcACAGAAGCTCAAATCAAGCGGCAAATTCTTAAGAAATATAttcagagaaaaagaaaagatgggTTGGTCTGAATCAGGGAGAGGATGCAATAAGCACCAGCTGTTTGGAGGCGACGACATGATGATGAAGCAATATTCATCGCCAGGTGTTTGTTCATCTTGTCTTAGTGAGAGGCTCTCTGAGCTCTATGCCCCCTCCTCAACTTTCTTCAGTGAGAGACTTGCTCGTACTGTTTCTTCTCCCCGTAATCAATCTAATTCCTCGTCTTCTTCTGTTTCCTCCTCCGCCGGCTCTCCTCCtgttaataattattattattctacAAGCTTCAGCGGCCGAGGCCCTCAGCGTCATCATCGGCGTCATGCTTCGGAAATATTGGGTTCGTTTTCTTTCATGACAAGGAGTAGCACGAGTACTGGTGGTGGGTATGGCCGCGGCGGCCatgatgattatgatgatggGGTGATGAAGAAGAGCAGATCGGTCGCCGCCGTTGTTTCGAAGACAAATCATCATCGTTTCGGAGATCAGAAGGCTAGTAGTGGTGGTgggaagcagaagaagaaaaaaagagggtTTTGGTCGAAGCTGCTTCGGACAACGGGGAGCAAAACCAAGGAGGTTTTGAAGCACTCAAAGAGTAGTCTaggataaatatttttatttattattttgtatgtCTTTCTGTACCACAAGTAACAAGTTTGTAATTTGATTATGCAATCAATCGTGATAAGGTCTTGCTTGTTCATATTAACTAATTGCTGGTTATGGATTGATTTGAGTTTATGCCAAATTTAATCCATATTGGATGCCAAATTCAAATGttgcataaaataaattttgcaGAATATTTGTGATGATATAATGTTTTACAAGTTAGACTGCAGTTGACATCCTTACCCTTTTTTGCCCCCCTGCATCAAAATTTCTCCGAAGTTTCACAACAATTGTGATTGGGAAATTTGACACTTCGACTTGAAAAGGCCTTTGTGTTTGACCACGTGCATGACGTTTTTTTAAACATATTATTCTTTGGTCTCATCCAGTtaattgatttgaattgaTATGGAAGTTGCATGGCTTGAATTGTTTTTATATGATTGTGATTTGCTTCTTTGACTAAAATTTCAAACTAACTGTTGAAGCTCCTCTGTTAGGTCATCTGTTAAACGTTCCCTTAAAATAATCATCCTCACTGGGTGAAGCATTCTTAACAGATATCATCACAACAAGCTCTATGAAAGAATGTCAAAGAAAGAATCGCATGtcaaatgaaaatgagttGAATCTGGAACTGGTAATTTTTCGAGAGTCGGCCACTAGGTTACATTGCAGAGGAGAAACAAAATGGTGACATTCTTTTACAAATACACGTATAATTCAAATACAAACACAAGTCCCCaactcactttttttttttttttttacaggtAACTGAAATTTTCCTATCTTTCCTGTCAAATTGTCTAGAGTCTTCCAACTAGACGTATGTAGTTTCGGTATCGCAAAATATCTTCCCAGGCTGGACTAATCTTTGCGGTCAAAATCGTAGCAAGCAAATGGTATCAGCCCTCACTACATGAGCTATACATTTTATGGGCTTAATATTCCCAATTCTAGAATGGTAACAAGTTCATTACCTAAAACAGATTATAAACATTATCTGCTAGGACCAGACTTTCCCTCCCTGTCATCTTCATCCTCGTCAACATAGCTCACATGATCTACAGACGGCC comes from Prunus dulcis chromosome 6, ALMONDv2, whole genome shotgun sequence and encodes:
- the LOC117631449 gene encoding uncharacterized protein LOC117631449, with the translated sequence MGWSESGRGCNKHQLFGGDDMMMKQYSSPGVCSSCLSERLSELYAPSSTFFSERLARTVSSPRNQSNSSSSSVSSSAGSPPVNNYYYSTSFSGRGPQRHHRRHASEILGSFSFMTRSSTSTGGGYGRGGHDDYDDGVMKKSRSVAAVVSKTNHHRFGDQKASSGGGKQKKKKRGFWSKLLRTTGSKTKEVLKHSKSSLG